One Sphingobacteruim zhuxiongii DNA window includes the following coding sequences:
- a CDS encoding ParA family protein, translating to MEATNKTKFIAFSSQKGGVGKSTFTTVMASILHYQMGYNVAVFDCDYPQHSICQMRERDLKAVMQNEVLKKLAHRQFSTINKKAYPVLQSKADNALTDAEAFIQSSTVPVDVVFFDLTGTVNTSGLLNTLAGMHHIFSPITADRVVMESTLSFTDVLTNVLMKQGQTSIETIRLFWNMVDGREKSQLYEIYGSVINEVGLQAMEMELLPLSGDRFKIK from the coding sequence ATGGAAGCAACAAACAAGACAAAATTCATTGCTTTTTCAAGCCAAAAAGGAGGCGTTGGAAAAAGCACGTTTACAACAGTTATGGCAAGCATACTCCATTACCAAATGGGTTATAACGTAGCCGTCTTTGACTGCGATTACCCACAGCACAGCATCTGTCAGATGAGGGAACGGGATTTGAAAGCGGTCATGCAAAACGAGGTGCTGAAAAAACTGGCACACCGCCAATTTTCCACCATCAACAAGAAAGCCTATCCGGTACTGCAAAGCAAGGCTGACAATGCCCTAACGGATGCGGAAGCATTCATACAGTCCTCGACCGTTCCCGTGGATGTAGTTTTCTTTGATTTGACCGGAACGGTGAACACTTCGGGCTTGCTGAACACATTGGCAGGAATGCACCACATCTTTTCGCCCATCACGGCAGACCGTGTAGTCATGGAAAGCACATTGAGCTTTACCGATGTGCTGACCAATGTCCTTATGAAACAAGGTCAGACCTCCATCGAAACCATACGGCTGTTTTGGAACATGGTCGATGGCAGGGAAAAATCGCAACTGTACGAAATCTACGGCAGCGTCATTAACGAGGTCGGACTGCAAGCAATGGAAATGGAGTTGCTACCTTTAAGTGGAGACAGATTTAAAATAAAATAG
- the mobB gene encoding conjugal transfer protein MobB: MIAKIGKGENLYGAISYNQKKIDSENGQVLLLNRIPETLDNTYSTSYLHQCFEPYLSANIRTEKPVRHISLNPDLADRVSDGQFIKMAQEYMERMGYLNQPYIVFKHTDIERTHIHIVTVCVGLDGKKLPDSYDHPRSMAICRDLEQTYNLIPATEKQRTGNEQVFRPVNYRAGDVKSQIASVVRHLPKYYKYASLGAYNALLSLFNITAEEVKGELHGQPKNGLVYFVMNEQGEKASNPFKASLFGKQAGLDELQNQFAHVKEKMKADPVRTVLKSTIEVAMHTTTDEADFKKQLMEQGINTVVRRNDEGRIYGMTFIDHESRTVWNGSALGKNISANIFNDWWNEQVIGQRQDAEKVTAQNQSTTAGSSTAIDKEGIHTLFDFLNKEQATDDLWIDGLGGLLPESQGEDYEEQAFANRMKKKKKHNNRKFRAN; the protein is encoded by the coding sequence ATGATAGCAAAGATTGGCAAGGGTGAGAATTTATATGGTGCTATTTCCTATAACCAAAAGAAGATTGACAGTGAAAACGGGCAGGTTTTGTTGTTGAACAGAATACCCGAAACATTGGATAATACCTATTCTACAAGCTACCTGCACCAGTGTTTTGAGCCGTATCTGTCCGCAAATATAAGAACGGAAAAACCTGTGCGCCACATATCGCTGAACCCTGATCTTGCGGACAGGGTCAGCGATGGGCAGTTCATAAAAATGGCGCAGGAGTACATGGAACGCATGGGTTATCTCAACCAACCGTATATCGTTTTTAAGCATACCGATATTGAACGCACCCATATCCATATCGTAACGGTCTGTGTGGGTTTGGACGGGAAGAAGTTACCGGATAGTTACGACCATCCCCGTTCGATGGCAATCTGTCGGGATTTGGAGCAAACTTATAACCTCATACCTGCAACGGAAAAACAGCGCACGGGGAACGAGCAGGTTTTCCGTCCAGTGAATTACAGAGCCGGAGATGTTAAGAGCCAAATTGCATCGGTGGTACGACACCTACCGAAGTATTACAAATACGCAAGCCTTGGAGCATACAATGCTTTGCTTTCGCTTTTCAATATTACGGCAGAGGAAGTCAAAGGCGAATTGCACGGGCAACCGAAAAATGGGCTTGTCTATTTTGTAATGAACGAACAGGGCGAAAAAGCGAGCAATCCTTTTAAGGCATCCCTTTTCGGCAAACAGGCAGGATTGGACGAATTGCAAAATCAATTCGCACACGTTAAGGAGAAAATGAAAGCCGACCCCGTAAGAACCGTCCTTAAAAGCACCATTGAAGTAGCGATGCACACCACCACGGATGAAGCCGATTTTAAAAAGCAACTAATGGAGCAGGGCATCAACACCGTGGTACGGCGCAACGATGAGGGACGTATCTATGGTATGACTTTTATTGACCACGAAAGCCGTACCGTTTGGAACGGTTCAGCTCTGGGCAAAAACATATCGGCTAATATTTTTAATGATTGGTGGAACGAGCAGGTAATTGGGCAACGTCAAGATGCTGAAAAAGTAACCGCACAAAACCAGTCGACGACCGCAGGTAGCAGCACCGCAATAGACAAAGAGGGAATCCACACACTTTTTGACTTCCTTAATAAAGAACAAGCGACCGATGATTTATGGATAGACGGATTGGGTGGGCTATTGCCGGAATCACAGGGCGAAGACTACGAGGAACAGGCATTTGCCAACCGCATGAAGAAAAAGAAGAAACATAACAATCGCAAGTTCAGAGCGAATTAA
- a CDS encoding TIR domain-containing protein, translated as MANNYKIFISHSWAHSSDLEDLRKLLNSRGYFNVEFTEASKDVPINSTNAPYIKARLRAKIQSSNIVLALAGIYASHSDWMPWELDTAKSLGISIIGVIPRGQERISQVVYSRSVIDVRWNTESIVEAIRTHAK; from the coding sequence ACTACAAAATTTTCATCAGTCATTCATGGGCGCATTCCAGTGATTTGGAAGACCTCCGAAAACTTCTGAATTCAAGAGGGTACTTCAATGTCGAATTTACAGAAGCCTCGAAAGATGTTCCTATAAACTCTACTAATGCTCCATATATCAAAGCCAGATTGAGAGCCAAAATTCAATCATCAAATATTGTATTGGCTTTGGCTGGCATATATGCTTCACATAGTGATTGGATGCCTTGGGAATTAGATACTGCAAAATCGCTTGGTATTTCAATCATAGGCGTTATACCAAGAGGACAAGAGAGAATATCGCAAGTGGTTTATTCAAGGTCGGTGATTGATGTCAGGTGGAATACCGAAAGCATAGTTGAAGCCATTAGGACACACGCTAAATAA
- a CDS encoding DUF3408 domain-containing protein, whose translation MENENKKKPNAPIDEAYLMSIMAGETKKPQQAVAPQEPNAEPTKETPTQKPVAKERTRQKRASDTGYGERFLNSHTMTRRGDKSIYIRQEYHERLSRIVQVIGEDKIPLYAYLDNILEHHFEQFEKAITDDFNDKFKPIF comes from the coding sequence ATGGAGAATGAAAATAAGAAAAAGCCGAATGCTCCGATTGACGAGGCATATCTCATGTCCATCATGGCGGGCGAAACAAAGAAGCCCCAACAGGCGGTAGCACCGCAAGAGCCGAACGCAGAGCCGACAAAGGAAACGCCAACGCAAAAGCCAGTAGCCAAAGAGCGCACCCGACAAAAGAGGGCTTCCGATACGGGCTATGGCGAGCGTTTCCTCAATAGCCACACCATGACACGCCGTGGCGATAAAAGCATCTACATCCGGCAGGAATACCACGAACGGCTTTCCCGTATCGTGCAGGTTATCGGCGAGGATAAAATACCTCTGTACGCCTATTTGGACAATATTCTCGAACATCATTTTGAACAGTTCGAGAAAGCCATTACCGATGATTTCAATGATAAGTTTAAACCCATTTTTTAA
- a CDS encoding TIR domain-containing protein produces the protein MDEEDDRLQHASSIGDPIQITESIKNGIKKSTHMMVVVSDKTYKSLWVPFEVGYGHASILDQEKLKNQNDRIKLSVLTLKDIAEKALPDYLQVGYLIKGTKSLNEYISKITDRLEKSLINESRIFSNSQMKHPLDSVLNWNL, from the coding sequence TTGGATGAAGAAGATGACAGATTACAACATGCATCCTCGATTGGAGACCCAATTCAAATTACAGAGAGCATCAAAAATGGCATAAAGAAGAGTACGCATATGATGGTAGTCGTTTCAGACAAAACATATAAGTCTTTATGGGTTCCTTTTGAAGTGGGATATGGTCATGCTTCTATTCTTGACCAAGAAAAATTGAAAAATCAAAATGACAGAATTAAGTTGTCTGTACTGACTTTGAAAGACATAGCAGAAAAAGCTCTTCCAGACTATTTGCAGGTTGGTTATTTAATAAAGGGTACCAAAAGTTTAAATGAGTATATTTCAAAAATTACGGATAGACTGGAAAAATCTCTGATAAATGAAAGCCGAATTTTCTCGAATAGTCAAATGAAGCATCCTTTAGATAGTGTTTTGAACTGGAATTTATAA
- a CDS encoding TIR domain-containing protein, producing MAHKCFISFKTEDIAYKRYIHDHLDVDMIDNSLHEPIDSDNEEYIMRKIREDYLSDSTVTIFLIGEKSAENLFYENQNFLKRELQASLYNGIGNTKNGILGVVLPNMYDRVYGGRLLCATCGNYHNRVNINNDTVISEFAYNYYIPNYQCAWKEENRYCVLVKWDDFCSNPEFYIDKAFDKRSHPISNYTKVRP from the coding sequence ATGGCTCATAAATGCTTCATTTCTTTTAAAACAGAGGATATTGCTTACAAAAGATATATTCATGACCATCTCGATGTGGACATGATTGATAACTCACTACATGAACCAATAGATTCTGATAATGAAGAATATATAATGAGAAAGATTCGTGAAGACTACTTATCAGATTCAACGGTAACAATTTTTTTGATAGGTGAGAAATCTGCGGAGAATCTTTTTTATGAAAATCAAAATTTTCTTAAAAGAGAGTTGCAAGCATCTCTATACAACGGGATTGGCAATACGAAGAACGGAATTTTAGGCGTTGTTTTACCAAACATGTATGATAGGGTTTACGGCGGTAGGCTTTTATGTGCTACATGCGGTAATTACCATAATCGAGTTAATATCAATAATGACACAGTAATCTCTGAATTTGCTTATAATTACTATATACCAAACTATCAATGTGCATGGAAAGAGGAAAATAGATATTGTGTTCTCGTTAAATGGGATGATTTCTGTTCTAATCCAGAATTTTATATCGATAAAGCATTTGACAAGAGAAGTCATCCAATTTCAAATTATACAAAAGTAAGACCATGA
- the mobA gene encoding conjugal transfer protein MobA, with amino-acid sequence MEDNRRNRTNKVGRKPKKDPAIHRYSISLNDMENAQFLTLFEQSGMKVMAHFITACIFQKPIKTVKIDMDAVDFHTRLTNFYSQFRAVGVNYNQIVKILYRNFSEKKASAYLFKLEKQTAEMADLCRKVIELTQEFEKEHLQKHR; translated from the coding sequence ATGGAAGACAACAGAAGAAACCGAACAAACAAAGTTGGTCGCAAGCCTAAGAAAGACCCTGCTATCCACCGTTATTCGATTAGTCTCAACGACATGGAAAATGCACAGTTCCTTACACTATTCGAGCAATCGGGAATGAAAGTAATGGCACATTTTATTACAGCCTGCATTTTTCAGAAGCCAATCAAGACCGTAAAAATTGATATGGATGCAGTCGATTTTCATACGAGGCTGACCAATTTTTACAGCCAGTTCAGAGCGGTTGGCGTGAATTATAACCAAATCGTGAAGATACTTTATCGCAATTTCTCGGAGAAAAAGGCATCGGCTTACCTCTTTAAACTGGAAAAGCAGACGGCGGAAATGGCGGACTTGTGCCGGAAAGTGATTGAGCTAACACAGGAATTTGAAAAAGAACACCTGCAAAAACACCGATAA
- a CDS encoding conjugal transfer protein TraD: METLIVICLIIVIILLLKDKVVIHKTIRREIKPEKKSPDLPDIMGLPKPVERHTLPPNATKRQSGERDGIADNFGTETYGIGFGLENPQIEGEPDEVFGSMSDFENEEDEWDEYGFEDSDNEFATGVTFDELTTVGAWLEQDAPEPALQQKTVDIVQRLQGTELFGLLENSMEGASRKIAELLDKSLSAGTDFSSPDLRKSDLEDFDIGEFV, translated from the coding sequence ATGGAAACATTGATTGTAATATGCCTTATCATCGTCATCATCCTGTTGCTGAAAGATAAGGTGGTCATCCATAAGACCATCCGCAGGGAAATAAAGCCGGAAAAGAAAAGCCCCGACCTGCCGGATATTATGGGGCTTCCCAAGCCTGTGGAACGCCACACCTTGCCACCGAATGCCACAAAAAGACAATCGGGCGAACGTGACGGGATAGCTGATAATTTTGGAACAGAAACCTACGGGATAGGTTTCGGATTGGAAAATCCGCAGATTGAGGGAGAGCCGGATGAAGTTTTCGGGAGTATGTCTGATTTTGAAAATGAGGAAGACGAATGGGATGAATACGGGTTTGAGGACAGCGACAATGAGTTTGCCACAGGGGTTACCTTTGATGAACTGACGACCGTGGGGGCATGGTTGGAGCAAGATGCACCAGAGCCTGCCCTGCAACAAAAAACGGTAGATATAGTTCAACGATTACAGGGAACGGAATTGTTCGGTCTGCTCGAAAACTCAATGGAGGGGGCTTCACGGAAGATTGCAGAGTTGTTGGACAAGAGCCTTTCCGCCGGAACGGATTTCAGTTCTCCCGATTTGCGGAAAAGTGATTTAGAGGACTTCGACATCGGGGAGTTTGTGTGA
- a CDS encoding DUF3408 domain-containing protein codes for MNKRQQKQPEKVLRKAHYKSAFLRPTGVVARCGKSVYISPDFHKKLSRIVFLLGEGEITLTDYLHSVLKHHFEEFGDEIKIIYADKQKPIL; via the coding sequence ATGAACAAGAGACAGCAAAAACAACCGGAAAAGGTATTGCGCAAAGCGCATTACAAATCGGCATTTTTAAGACCGACAGGGGTCGTGGCAAGATGCGGAAAATCGGTCTACATAAGCCCCGATTTCCATAAGAAATTATCCCGTATCGTCTTTCTGCTCGGAGAGGGAGAAATTACGCTTACCGATTACCTGCACAGTGTACTGAAACACCACTTTGAGGAGTTCGGAGACGAAATAAAGATTATCTATGCCGACAAGCAAAAGCCAATCTTATAG
- a CDS encoding DUF4231 domain-containing protein codes for MINNSDFPNYFIAGDNASLLAQKNYVGFVRWDLILMCISSVLVIYNYSSVDTKRGIYIVSGLILFVAFVLSLVIKSKKYEDVWYRGRALAESAKTLTWRFMMKSEYFENSLTKEDVEKRFIDRIKEIREEFKDINSFLKASDIRKETITPKMHEVRDLDLQGRKDFYLRNRIDNQIDWYTSKADTNKTKYERWFWAVIIMQFLAIISIVYLILYPNSDFNLVGIFTTLSASFFSWLQLKKYQENKEAYNTAMSELNLIKNEAKYITEEDAFSKFVLDSENAMSREHTMWLAQKRL; via the coding sequence ATGATAAATAATTCAGATTTTCCCAACTATTTCATCGCAGGTGACAATGCTTCTTTATTAGCGCAAAAAAATTATGTGGGGTTTGTCCGGTGGGATTTGATATTAATGTGTATAAGCTCTGTATTGGTAATTTACAATTATAGTAGCGTAGATACTAAACGGGGTATTTATATTGTTTCTGGCTTAATTTTATTTGTTGCGTTCGTTCTTTCTTTGGTAATTAAATCAAAAAAATATGAAGACGTTTGGTATAGGGGGCGAGCACTGGCAGAATCTGCAAAAACTTTGACTTGGAGATTTATGATGAAGTCAGAGTATTTCGAGAATAGTTTGACTAAAGAAGATGTTGAGAAAAGATTTATTGACAGAATTAAGGAAATACGTGAAGAATTTAAGGACATTAATTCATTTTTGAAAGCTTCTGATATTAGAAAGGAAACAATCACGCCTAAAATGCATGAAGTACGTGACTTAGACCTTCAAGGGCGAAAGGATTTTTATTTAAGAAACCGCATTGATAATCAAATTGACTGGTATACGTCTAAAGCAGACACGAATAAAACTAAATACGAAAGATGGTTTTGGGCTGTTATCATCATGCAATTTTTAGCCATAATTTCTATAGTATATCTCATTTTGTATCCAAATTCAGATTTCAACTTAGTAGGCATTTTCACAACTTTATCGGCAAGCTTTTTCAGTTGGTTACAACTGAAAAAATATCAGGAAAATAAGGAGGCTTATAATACAGCTATGTCAGAATTGAATTTGATAAAGAATGAAGCTAAATATATCACAGAAGAAGATGCCTTTTCAAAATTTGTGTTGGATTCAGAAAATGCAATGTCACGGGAACATACAATGTGGTTAGCACAAAAGAGATTATAG